A window of the Thalassospira indica genome harbors these coding sequences:
- a CDS encoding alpha-glucosidase, which yields MALAGDQNWWRGGVLYQIYPRSFFDSNGDGIGDLPGVTQKLEYVASLGVDGIWLSPFFTSPMKDFGYDVADYRDVDPMFGTLADFDHLVERAHDLGLRVTIDQVLSHSSDQHDWFKESRSSRDNPKADWYVWADPKPDGTPPNNWLSIFGGSAWKFDTTRQQYYMHNFLVSQPDLNFHNPDVQTQLLEDVEFWLRRGVDGFRLDTANFYVHDAELRDNPPWVPGTHRPEGAPKENPYTRQMHVYDKTRPENIAFLQKLRAVMDKYSGSTTVGEIGSDNSLATMAEYTSGGDKLHMAYTINLLESPLETGLVRDMLKNVFDVLGDGWPCWAVSNHDFMRVASRWGKDKGGDNDARLRMIPALYTSLRGTPCIYQGEELGLEEAVVPYELLQDPYGIEMWPEFKGRDGCRTPMPWLNANAPHGGFTFGDQPWLPVPPEHSALAVADQTDDPNSLLNFYRDLLAWRKSHPEIINGDIEMLENLGGDVIAYARMSGVVRTICVFNTTPDPVTVTLPGQSEPNCPFATGTVAGDRLTLPGWGFYFGTI from the coding sequence ATGGCTTTGGCCGGTGATCAAAACTGGTGGCGCGGTGGCGTCCTGTATCAAATCTATCCGCGCAGTTTCTTTGATTCCAACGGTGATGGGATCGGCGATCTGCCGGGGGTGACCCAAAAACTGGAATATGTCGCGTCGCTTGGTGTGGACGGGATCTGGCTGTCGCCGTTCTTTACCTCGCCGATGAAGGATTTCGGATATGACGTGGCCGACTATCGTGATGTCGATCCGATGTTTGGCACGCTGGCCGATTTCGATCATCTGGTTGAACGCGCCCATGACTTGGGCCTGCGGGTCACGATTGATCAGGTGCTGTCACACAGCTCGGATCAGCATGACTGGTTCAAGGAAAGTCGTTCATCGCGTGATAACCCCAAAGCCGACTGGTATGTCTGGGCCGATCCAAAACCCGATGGCACGCCACCCAATAACTGGCTGTCGATCTTTGGCGGGTCGGCGTGGAAGTTCGATACCACGCGTCAGCAATATTACATGCACAACTTCCTGGTCAGTCAGCCGGATCTGAATTTCCATAACCCGGATGTACAGACGCAGTTGCTTGAAGATGTCGAATTCTGGCTGCGGCGCGGGGTCGACGGGTTCCGGCTTGATACGGCGAACTTCTATGTTCATGACGCGGAACTGCGTGATAACCCGCCATGGGTTCCGGGCACACATCGCCCGGAAGGTGCGCCAAAGGAAAACCCCTATACGCGCCAGATGCATGTCTATGACAAGACGCGCCCGGAAAATATAGCCTTCCTGCAAAAGCTGCGCGCGGTGATGGATAAATATTCCGGCAGTACGACAGTGGGTGAAATCGGCTCGGACAATTCGCTTGCGACCATGGCGGAATACACCTCAGGCGGGGATAAGCTTCACATGGCTTACACCATCAACCTGCTTGAAAGCCCGCTTGAAACCGGGCTTGTGCGGGACATGCTCAAAAACGTGTTTGATGTGCTGGGGGATGGCTGGCCGTGCTGGGCAGTGTCCAACCATGACTTCATGCGCGTTGCCAGCCGCTGGGGCAAGGACAAGGGCGGGGACAATGATGCGCGCCTGCGCATGATCCCGGCACTTTACACCTCTCTGCGTGGAACCCCGTGCATCTATCAGGGCGAAGAACTTGGCCTTGAAGAAGCAGTTGTACCTTATGAACTACTTCAGGACCCCTACGGCATTGAAATGTGGCCGGAATTCAAGGGCCGTGATGGTTGCCGCACGCCGATGCCATGGCTGAATGCCAATGCACCACATGGTGGATTTACCTTTGGTGATCAGCCTTGGTTACCGGTTCCGCCAGAGCACAGCGCACTTGCAGTGGCAGATCAGACTGACGATCCGAACTCGTTGCTGAATTTCTATCGCGATCTTCTGGCATGGCGCAAAAGCCATCCGGAAATCATCAATGGCGATATCGAGATGCTGGAAAATCTGGGCGGTGATGTCATTGCCTATGCCCGAATGTCTGGCGTTGTGCGCACGATTTGCGTGTTCAACACCACCCCTGATCCGGTGACAGTCACACTGCCCGGACAATCCGAACCGAACTGCCCGTTTGCCACCGGCACAGTTGCAGGTGATCGCCTGACGCTGCCGGGGTGGGGTTTTTATTTCGGGACCATATAA